The genomic stretch GAGGCAGCGTGTATATCAAAGCAGTTTATTGACCTCCAGTAGCACAGCTCTGCTTTACTCGAGGGTGTGGCAAGCGTACAAAATGCAAGGTTCCAGGTGATCCATAGGCATGGCTATCTGCTGACCAATGGAATGCCCTCATTCACGAAAGGGCAGCCGGTAGCTTACAAAGGTCACTTAGGTGCCCTGGGCCCAGCCACTGTGTACTTAATTATCAAGGGGTGTGTCCACCTTGCCAGCTCCTCACTCATACTGCAGGAGAGAGAAGAATGGCACAGGTCCCAGCTTCTCCCTGCCCTTCAGGGAGGTCAGCTCCACCAGGCTCACACACTCCACCACCTCAGCCCGCAGCTGGCTCAGCAGCTCACAGGCTGCACACATGGTTCCTGGGGCAAGGGGACAAGGAAGGAGAAGGTGTTAAAGCGCTTTGCTGAGTCAGCACCCCGGACAGGGCCTGACCCTTTGAAACCAGTTTACGTCTTGGGGTAGTCCTTACCTCCAGTGGCCAGGAGATCATCCACAATGACCACTTTCTGCCCCGGTTCTAAGGCATCTTTCTGGATTTCCAGCTCAGCCTGCAGACAGGAAGTAGTGTAAGAGAGAGTCTAGGTGCGGACAAGTGGCTACTGGACCTCTCCCTAGCCTCTAGTGTTTCCTGGTGGTGTAAACCTGGCCCGATGTCCCAACCTCTCCGGGCACCCACTTTTACTCCTAGACACTGGCAGCAGTGGTTTGACCCTGCCCTTCCTCCACCCACGGCTTGCTTACCTTCCCATACTCTAGAGAATAGGAGGCTGATACAGTGGGGCCTGGTAGCTTCCCGCGCTTACGGATGAGCACACAGCCCACCCCCAGCTCCTGAGCAAGGGAAGGGCCAAACAGGAAGCCCCTGGAGTCCAGACCTGTTAGGGTAAGGAGAGAAGGGTGTTGGAGGGGAGCCCAGAGGCATAGGGATCTCCAGGCCAGGGATGGAGAGGTCAACATTGGCTAGGAACACTAGGCCTTGCTGACTATAGCTAGAATGTTGATGGCTACTGGGTAGTATCTTAGCCGTGGGGATCTTACCTGCCTTCTTTACAGCTCAGGGTCACCTATGGTGGCTCTTGCCATCTGTCAAATGCAGCATCTGCCCATGAGCACTTTCTCTAACAGGCCATTTCCAGGAAGCCTGGACCCTAATTTCTACAGCATGGTCAGGGGGTACCAATAGGAAGTGAAGTGGGCAAAAGGACTGTGGTCCCTGAGCACTTGTGAGGGCCACTCTGTTCTCTGGGGTGTTCACCTCCCTCTGGACACTCCTGGTGGACATTCAGCTACCCCAGGGTGTTTCTGAATCTCAGTCACAGAGCCTGGTGTGCACATGTTTAGCACAAGCTTGTGCAGGGGAACAAGAGAAAGGTGCTCTGGTGTAGTCTTGGGGGAAAAGCAGCCCCTGAGGCTACCAGGTTTGAGGTCTGCCCAGGCACGCCCCAGACTGCCGAATTTAACATCTAGCTCATCCCAGAGGCCTAAGCAAGGATGTCCGTCATCTGGAGGTTCCTGGGCCTCACTCAAAGGTCCTCTCAAAGCACACATGTGCGCCTCCCAGCCTGCTGTCAGGGTTCTGGCCAGCCTTGTACCCTAAAAGAGGAAGGACTGGTTCTGGGCACAAGGACAGAGCAGAGTTCATCTCTAGGAGGATTAAGCAGGGAGGGCAGATGCCTTAGGGTACCTAGCAGGAGAGCGAGCCTCTGTAGTCATCCAGGATGAACAAGACCCCAAGGCAGGGAGGAACCAAAGGTCAGAGGTTGAAGGAAAAAGGGATGGGTGTGGGGTAGACTATAGGTGACACGAAGGGGAAAAGGGTTGTGGGTCTGGACCCTGGGGACAAGCACGGCCTAGTAAGGCCACTCGCCTGCGATGTAGTCGATCTTGCCGCCGTGCGTGGACTTCAGGTGACCGGCCAGGAGGCGGATGGAAGCT from Rattus norvegicus strain BN/NHsdMcwi chromosome 19, GRCr8, whole genome shotgun sequence encodes the following:
- the Aprt gene encoding adenine phosphoribosyltransferase: MSESELQLVARRIRSFPDFPIPGVLFRDISPLLKDPDSFRASIRLLAGHLKSTHGGKIDYIAGLDSRGFLFGPSLAQELGVGCVLIRKRGKLPGPTVSASYSLEYGKAELEIQKDALEPGQKVVIVDDLLATGGTMCAACELLSQLRAEVVECVSLVELTSLKGREKLGPVPFFSLLQYE